Genomic segment of Iocasia fonsfrigidae:
TATTATCAAAAAGGGGATTTAATTCAAAAAATATTATTATCGAGTAATTCAATTGTATTATAATCAGTTAAAATAGGTTTCAAGGGGGTAATTGTTATATAATTACTATTAAGCAAATATATATCTGTATCCTCTTCTTTTTTACAATTAATAGAACCACCAGTTAACCAAAAATAACTATTTCCCATAGGATCAATTCGTTCTTCAAACTTATCTTCATATTGACTTTTTCCCAACTTAGCTACCTTAACACCCTTAATTTCATTTTCTTTAAGAGCAGGAAAATTAATATTTAATAAAACTGCTTGATTTGTTTTATATAATTTTTCACTAACAAGTTCCTCAATAAAACGGGCAGGATAGGCAAAATTACGGGTTGAACTGCTAGCCAGTGAAACAGCAATTGCTTTATAACCTATCATCCAGGCCTCCATAGCCGCTGAAACCGTACCTGAATAAAGCACATCATATCCTAGATTAGAACCATCATTTATACCAGAAATAATAAAATCAGGTCTGAAATCAATTAATTTCTCGACACCAAGCTTAACACAATCAGCAGGAGTACCATTTATTTTATAGGCTTTTAAACCCTCAATCTCTAGTTCAACCTCCTTGACCCGTAATGGATTACTAATCGTAATTGAATGCCCGGCAGCGCTCCTCTCTCTATCAGGAGCAGTAATAATAACATTATGTCCACTCCTAATTAATGCCCTGGCTAACGCCCTGATACCCTCTGCATAAACACCATCATCATTTGTTAATAGTATATTCATATATATCACCTTCTTTATTTAGATTATATCTGTATATTCTTCTTTTTTAATCATATATTATTAATAAAATATCATTAGTGATAAGAAATGGCAAATAAAATTATAATTTTTAAATCATATTAATCTGTACAATAAGTGAGATTCACGAAGATATAATGATTTAATCACTGATAAACTGATTTATTCCCGCTTCATCCCCTTTGACCTTAAAGGATTTTTCCTGTATACTAATCAATGTTGTCGGGCTGTGGCGCAGTTTGGTAGCGCACCTGCTTTGGGAGCAGGGGGCCCTCGGTTCAAATCCGAGCAGCCCGACCATTCTATGCCCTCATCGTCTAGGGGTCCAGGACACCAGGTTTTCATCCTGGCGGCAGGGGTTCGAATCCCCTTGAGGGTGCCAATTAAGATGTAGGAAATAAGAAGTAGGACAGAGTTTCTTAGCTCTGACTCCCGACTTCTTACTTCCAATACGGAGGGGTGCCCGAGTGGCTAAAGGGAGCAGACTGTAAATCTGCCGGCGATGCCTACGAAGGTTCAAATCCTTCCCCCTCCACCACTTTTACACAGTATTTAGCTGTGTTTTTTATTGTCCAATATTATCCAATATTATTTATATATTCAAAATACTTTAAAAAGGCGGAATCATAAACCGCCTTTTTTACATTAAATTAAAATTTTATTTCTTTTTTTACCACTTCACCCTTTCTGCCCCATGGTCCAAGGTCTTGACCATCTACTTCAACCTTTACACCAGCGGCATTTCCAATCGTTAAACTCAACTTATCATTACCTGAATATTCCTTTACCTCACCCTTATCTAATATTCCTGTAAATATTTTTTTATTATCTACAACTATCTCTAACCAGGTTCTATCTATAACAAGTAATTTAATAATTTTTTTTTTGCTGTCTAGATTTTTTGACACTGTTTCATCTTGAACAGGCCTATGATTAAATGAATTAACCGTCTGACTACTGACTTCTTCTACTTCATTATAATCATTATCTACTATAACATATGTTTCAAGTTCATCTTCTGATTCAATTTCTTTTTTATCAGCAGTAATATCTATATTATAATTCTTATCTGCTATATTATTCACCTCATTTTTTGAATCATTCAAAAGAAACACATTATAAACCACAAATCCCACAACCAGTAAAACAAGTAAAACTACTATTAAACTTAAAAAAACTTTATTATGTAGTATGCTGGAATTTTTTTCATTCTTCTCATTTTCAATTATTGTTTCCTCTTCCTCTTTCTCTTGTTCTTTTCTCTCCATTTCTTTTACCTGATTATATTTATTTACCAGTTGTGCTCCATCAAGATTAAGATAATCAGCATATCCTTTAATAAACACTTTAACATAGGCCTCACCTGGTATTAACTCATACTCTTCATTTTCCAGAGCAGCAAGGTATTTGCTTCTAATTTTTGTTTTTTCCTGTAAATCCTTTAATGATAGACCCTGTTTTTCCCTGGCCTCCTTTAATTTAGCACCTATAGACAAATTATACCCTCCTTTCCCTATAATAAGTTTTTTTATTCTTAAGCTAATTTTTCTAAACACAACAATAATCTTCTGCTAACAAACAGAAGTATTATTAAATAAAGTAATAAAATAACTACTCAATCTTTAACTTCTATAAAAGATATAAAAACTCCTTTTTATATCTTTAATCATTGTCTTTAGCAAAAAACTCCTCCAGATCCTCCTGTTCAATAAAGACATCACGAGGCTTACTACCGGCATATGGACCGACAATACCATCTTCCTCCATCTGATCGATTAAACGGGCAGCCCTGGAATGACCAATATGCAGGCGCCGCTGCAGCATAGAAATAGAAGCACGATAATTCACAACCAATTTTACAGCCTCTTCATATAAATCATCATGGTTATCATCTAATGCAATCGCAACATCCTTGATTTCTTCCAGATCAAATTCATAATCTGGATTACCCTGGTTTTTCACAAAATCAACAATAGCATTAATCTCCTCATTGTCAACAAAAGCACCCTGAACCCGCTTCGGTTTTTGTGTGCCAGCCGGGGCAAACAACATATCTCCTTTGCCCAAGAGTTTTTCTGCCCCACCCATATCCAGAATAGTCCTTGAATCAGTCTGGGAAGAAACAGCAAAAGATATCCTACTTGGTATATTAGCCTTTATTAAACCAGTAATAACATCTACAGAAGGCCGTTGAGTTGCTATAACCAAATGGATACCAGCAGCCCTGGCCATTTGAGCAAGCCGACATATATTATCTTCTACCTCATTAGCAGATACCATCATCAGATCTGATAATTCATCAATAATTACTACAATGTAAGGTAATTTCTCAGCCGGTTCTACTTTTTTATTATAAGAACTTATACCTCTTGTCCCACTATCAGAAAATAGTTCATACCTGCTCTCCATCTCATCAACTACCAACTTAAGAACACTAGAAGCCTTTTTAGGATCAGACACAACTGGTGAAAAAAGATGTGGTAAACCCTGGTAAGAACTTAATTCAACCTTTTTAGGATCTATTAACAGCAATTTTACTTCACCAGGTGTAGCTTTATAGAGTATACTGGCTATAATCGTATTAATACAAACACTCTTACCTGAGCCGGTTGCACCAGCTACCAGTAGATGTGGCATCTGTGATAGATCAGCAATAATAGGACTACCATCAATGCCCATACCTAAAGCAAGACTAAGTTTACCCTTTGTCCGGGAAAACTCCCGGGAAGACAATATATCCCGTAGTCTGACAGTAATATTCTCCATATGTGGTACTTCAATACCAACAGCGGCCTTGCCGGGTATAGGGGCCTCTATCCTTACACCGGGTGCAGCCAGGGATAAAGCAATATCATCAGCAAGATTTACAATCTTGCTTACCTTTACCCCTGATGCTGGCTGAACTTCATATCTGGTGATTGTTGGACCATGATTAACCTTTATTACTCTGGCATCAACTCCAAAACTCTCCAGTGTTTCTTCAAGGACTTCAGATTTATTACCCGGTCTTTTTCTCTTGTGTTTTGAATCTTTAAGGAGTTTTATTCCAGGAAGAACATACTTTCTTTTCTCTTTCACACCGCCATTATCAATATTATCCTTCATCTCTTCCTGCTCTAATATCTCATCCTCTAGATCATTCTCCTGATTTATAATTTCCTCACTATCTTCTAGCTCAGTTAAGGCCTCAACAGCCGCCACTTCATCTACCGAAAAATCAAAAATATCTTCCTCATAACTAGATTCACTATCATAATATCCAGCTTCAACAGGACTCTGATCCAATTCTGAGTTTTTATTTCTCTCTTTCTTTATAAACCTTCTAAAATAAGCTGATATTAAATTTTTAAATTTCTGGATGAGTGATAATAAGAGGATATTAAACCATAAAAGAAATCCAATCAGCATAAAAGAAAACAATATAATATAAGTGCCTATTAATCCAAATAACTGTATAGATATCCAGGATATACCTCCCCCAAGCAGACCACCACCATAACCCATCAGGGCATAATCAAGTGGAAAGCGGGGATATAATCGTGTATGAATCAGGGTAAGAAGAGTAATAAAACAAATAATAAATCCAAGTAGTCTGCTGTTTATTTTTAAACCTTTAAAACGAATTAACGTTATTCCCCATAAAATAAAGATTAAGGGAATTATAAAGGCACCCTGACCAAAGAAAAAATTATAGGAATTTGATAATTTTTCTCCAACAATACCAGTAGTACTGGTAAAGAGTGATATTACACTTAATATACCAAAGGCAATCATTAAAATACCCAGAATTTCATTCTTTCTTTTTTCT
This window contains:
- a CDS encoding FtsK/SpoIIIE family DNA translocase translates to MDKDEKEKEKEIDETLVQDELDMETIEKRKNEILGILMIAFGILSVISLFTSTTGIVGEKLSNSYNFFFGQGAFIIPLIFILWGITLIRFKGLKINSRLLGFIICFITLLTLIHTRLYPRFPLDYALMGYGGGLLGGGISWISIQLFGLIGTYIILFSFMLIGFLLWFNILLLSLIQKFKNLISAYFRRFIKKERNKNSELDQSPVEAGYYDSESSYEEDIFDFSVDEVAAVEALTELEDSEEIINQENDLEDEILEQEEMKDNIDNGGVKEKRKYVLPGIKLLKDSKHKRKRPGNKSEVLEETLESFGVDARVIKVNHGPTITRYEVQPASGVKVSKIVNLADDIALSLAAPGVRIEAPIPGKAAVGIEVPHMENITVRLRDILSSREFSRTKGKLSLALGMGIDGSPIIADLSQMPHLLVAGATGSGKSVCINTIIASILYKATPGEVKLLLIDPKKVELSSYQGLPHLFSPVVSDPKKASSVLKLVVDEMESRYELFSDSGTRGISSYNKKVEPAEKLPYIVVIIDELSDLMMVSANEVEDNICRLAQMARAAGIHLVIATQRPSVDVITGLIKANIPSRISFAVSSQTDSRTILDMGGAEKLLGKGDMLFAPAGTQKPKRVQGAFVDNEEINAIVDFVKNQGNPDYEFDLEEIKDVAIALDDNHDDLYEEAVKLVVNYRASISMLQRRLHIGHSRAARLIDQMEEDGIVGPYAGSKPRDVFIEQEDLEEFFAKDND
- the surE gene encoding 5'/3'-nucleotidase SurE codes for the protein MNILLTNDDGVYAEGIRALARALIRSGHNVIITAPDRERSAAGHSITISNPLRVKEVELEIEGLKAYKINGTPADCVKLGVEKLIDFRPDFIISGINDGSNLGYDVLYSGTVSAAMEAWMIGYKAIAVSLASSSTRNFAYPARFIEELVSEKLYKTNQAVLLNINFPALKENEIKGVKVAKLGKSQYEDKFEERIDPMGNSYFWLTGGSINCKKEEDTDIYLLNSNYITITPLKPILTDYNTIELLDNNIF
- a CDS encoding helix-turn-helix domain-containing protein, yielding MSIGAKLKEAREKQGLSLKDLQEKTKIRSKYLAALENEEYELIPGEAYVKVFIKGYADYLNLDGAQLVNKYNQVKEMERKEQEKEEEETIIENEKNEKNSSILHNKVFLSLIVVLLVLLVVGFVVYNVFLLNDSKNEVNNIADKNYNIDITADKKEIESEDELETYVIVDNDYNEVEEVSSQTVNSFNHRPVQDETVSKNLDSKKKIIKLLVIDRTWLEIVVDNKKIFTGILDKGEVKEYSGNDKLSLTIGNAAGVKVEVDGQDLGPWGRKGEVVKKEIKF